DNA from Salvelinus alpinus chromosome 17, SLU_Salpinus.1, whole genome shotgun sequence:
tcgagagctgtgcgtcctccgaaacccagccaagctgcactACTCCTTGATACAAcactgcttaacccggaagcggaggaggaaacaccgtacacctggcgaccgtgtcagcgtgaactgagcccggccaaaccctcccctaacctggacaacgctgggccaattgtgcgccgccccatgggtctcccggtcacggccggctgcgacagagcctggattttaaccaggatctctagtggcacagccagcactgtgatgcagtgccttacaccactgcgccactcaggaggcataGGAATGATTCTTGCTCACAAGAAATTCTCCAATACAGtccattcgtaaagtattcagacccttttgactttttccacattacagccttattctacaatttgtatttaatcaatctacacacaataccccataatgaggtcgaaggaattccccgtagagctcagagacaggattgtgtcgaggcacagatctggagaagggtacctgcaggattgaaggtccccaagaacacagtggtgtccatcattcttaaatggaagaagtttggaaccaccaagactcttcctacagctggccgcctggccaaactgagcaatcgggggagaaaggccttggtcaggaaggtgaccaagatcctgatggtcactctgacagagctccatgggagaaccttccagaaggacaaccatctctgcagcactccaccaatcaggcctttatgttagtggccagacggaagccactcctcagtaaaaaaggcacatgactgcccgcttggagtttgccgaaaggcacaTAAAAACTCTCataaaaacaagattctctggtctgatgaaaccaagatttactctttggcctgaatgtgcaaagctgtcatcaaggcaaagggtggctatgttgaagaacctcaaatataaaatatattttgatttaacacttttttggttactacatgattccatatgtgttatttcatagttgtgatatcttcaccattattctacaatgtagaatataataaaaataaagaaactctggaatgagtaggtgtgtcaacttttgactggtactgtatgtcttagcacagactggaatatgttctgggactcatccaatggcattgagtatatcacatcagtcaccggcttcatcaataagtgcattgatgacgttgtccccacagtgaccgtacgtaccccAACCAAAAGCAATGGATTAGAGaaaacatctgcactgagctaaagggtagagctgctgctttcaaggagcaggactctaacccggacgcttataagaaatcgcaCTATGCCCTcggacaaaccatcaaacaggcaaatcataaatacagggctaagattgaatcctactacaccagctctgacgctcgttggatgtggcagggcttgcaaactattacagactacaaagggaagctgaGCTGCCCAGTgtcacaagcctaccagatgagctaaaccaCTTCTATgcgcgcttcgaggcaagcaacactgacgcATGCATGAGAGcgccagctgttctggacaactgtgtgaagtgttaaacaaatcaaaatatatttcatatttgagattcttcaaatacccaccctttgccttggtgacagctttgcacactcttggcattctctcaaccagcttcacctggatttatttttaaaaagtcttgaaggatttcccacatgctgagcacttgttcgcTGCTTTTTTTTCATTCTGCGGTCCGACTAATCCCAAACATCTCAATttagttgaggtcgggtgattgtggaggccaggtcatctgatgcagcactcaatcactctccttggtaaaatagccctcacacagcctggaggtgtgttgggtcattgtcctgttgaataacaaatgatagtcccactaagcgcaatccAGATGGGATAACttttcgctgcagaatgctgtggtagccatgctggttaagtgtgccttgaattctaaataaatcagacagtgtcaccagcaaagcacccccaaaccataacacctcctcttccatgttttacggtgggaaatacacatgcggagatcatccgttcacccataccgcgtctcacaaagacacgggaggttggaaccaaaaatctaatgtTTGGACTCCAGATCAAAGGACACacttccactggtctaatgtccattgctcgtgtttcttggcccaagcaagtctctcttattggtgtcctttagtaggggtttctttgcaggaattcaaccacgaaggcctgattcacagtctcctctgcacagttgatatgtctgttacttgaactctgaagcatttatttgagtcTGGTATGTCTaaagaacttatcctctgcagcagaggtaactctgggtcttccattcctgtggcggtcctcatgagagaacgtttcatcatatcgcttgatggtttttgtgactgcacttgaagaaacatacttgccataatatggacttggtcttttaccaaatagggctatcttctgtacacccccctaccttgtcacaacagaactgattggctcaaacgcattaagaaggaaagaaattccacaatttaacttttttaagaaggcacacctgttaattgaaatgcattccaggggactacctcatgaagctggttgagagaatgccaagagtgtgcaaagctgtcaaggcaaagggtggctatttgaagaatctcagataTATCTggatttgtttactacatgattccatagtttgtcttcactattaatctacaatgtagaaaattgtaaaaataaagaaaaacccttgaatgagtaggtgtgtccaaacctgtACCTCCACAAATTGACTCGGTACCTGTACCGCCTGTATATAGCGTCGTTATGTTATTATTGCTcttatttactttatttagtaaatattttcttaaccaacaatgcagaaaaataagagttaggggcttgtaagtaagcatttcactgtaaggtctacaccagttgtattcgctgcatgtgacaaataaaatttgattttgattattTATTTCCTACATTTTACACACCGTGCTGCTTTTTCCTCCAACAGATGTCACTAGTGTGCAAAGCTAGAGCATGTTTGCACTTTCGTCAACTATTTGGACCACCATGACCGCATGTGTTAGTCACATAGTGTTCAAACTGCATTTACTGTGGAGGCCACTGTCAACAACGACTGGATGTTAACCTAAACCATGTAGTGAAACCACAAGATAAATCTATTAAAACAGTAGTGTATTGCCTATAGACTTCTCTATAGAACTAAATGGGCACTCCTTTTAGTCAAATGTATTTGTATGTATATTGGGGGAAAACTCACCATTTAGCTGAATCTAAAATCACAATCTGATTAAGTACATAACTTATTTCCTGGTGTAATTTGATCCAATTGGACTGCTTGCATATCATTAAATGGTGAATTCGAAcaaaaaaacattgtttagaatGTTTTTCTCCATTCACTGTAAAGATTTTGTGTGGATAGAAGGTGTTTGTTTTGAGGGTATATTTGTATGTAACGGATTTCTTATGTTTTTGTGGTGTCTACcttgtgtgtataaatatattggtgtatttatttattttcagtaTTTCTGTGTGCTGCTGGTATTGCAAGGCAGTCAGCAGCCTCAGTGGACTGGAGAGGGGTGGACTACATGAAGAGTGGGGCTCACTCAGGACTGGCCTGTTCAAGTAGGGAGGCAGGACCGGGGCTGAGACCACCTTACActgctcagcccccccccccacccagccCCCCTCCTCCACTCCCGACACACTCGCACTCCCTCTCCCTTGCCCTGTGACTGTCTCTCTCCATTCTACCAAGCAGCCAGCCagacctcctctctcttcttctgccCTGTCGACATCCCTCGAGTGTTTCACGCCTTTCTCCCTCAGCCGTGCCCGTCTGCCCTCGCCGCCGCTGACGGTCCAAGTCTATCTATCTACAACTGCAACAAGTTCCCTGGGACTTTTTCAGAAACTTTTTCCTCAATAGCTTTTTTCTTTTTTGATACCTCCCTTGAGACGCCAGTGCGGGTTGTGCTGTGTGTGATAGGGTCTAGTGTTGCTCTTCGCCATTGGGGTCTCTGTACGCTGTTGACCGGAGGAGAAGACTACTTGTCACCATGATCAAAGTTCAGCTGCTGCTCTTGCTGGGCCTGGTCGGCCACTTCTGTGCCGTCGCACGAGCAAGTAAGTCAACATCCAGGGCTCGAGCCCTCGCAGCACACCGTGTCCGCTCTGTCCGGTCACTCTGCTCGGCTCTCACacttactcacacacaccacacctctctTCTCATACTCACACACTCTGTCTGTTTGGCTTGTATCCGGGAGCGTTCTGAATTTGAATCTCGGGGCTGCTCTAAGCTCTTTGTCCTTAGTTCAAAAGTTCCACTCTCAAGGAAGAGCGTACACATGTTCTCTTTGGTTTGTTTGATGTAGGTTTTATTTTATTCTTCACAGTAGTCTTTGTCATTTAACATTTGCTCAGCTATGGTATAGGACTCATGTATTCTCCTCTAGGTATACGTTCATTTAGCAGTGAATTTCTTTGGCTCATCCTGGATGGAAAAAGACAAGCCTTGGCTGAGGGTGTTAATGTAATACAGAGGGCCGACTGGGTGGATAGTCTGTGTCgattctacccccccccccccccccaagcctcGGGGATGAGGAAAAGTTTGATTTGGAGACAAGGGGGAATGTGATGTAATGGTGCTAGGTCTTGTGCCTCGTGCACATGAGTTCTTGGCTGCCGGCAGGGAGTAAAAGGAATATCCTTTGGAAGGCTCCCAAATAGTGCTCGGGTCTGACTCGCCAAATATACACACTGTACACGTTTATCGGAAAGCTTACCCCTCTCCATCGCTCTCCCTTTCCCACTCTCCCTCGCCAATCCTGGGTTCCAAAGTCTTTCCCCATGgggtgggagggaaggagagaagggggcAGAGACTGAGTGCTGCAGGGCAGGGCTGGTTTGCGTGTGGGTATTAATAGAGGGAAGCTCTATATTTTAAGACTGTCATGGATGGGACCGGGAGAGCGAACACCCGGCTACGTGAGAGCTTAACAGTgagggctgctgctgctgccccacCCCTACCACATGTTGTTAGACTGCCAGGACCCACCGCCCCCTCCACATTTACCCATCTTAGGCAGGGTATCAAGCTTTACAGGCCCCCTTCACCCCTCATTCCGGCCGCCCCCTGATACTATTCCCCCTACTCCCGGATGATGAGTCTAGGGGCGGAGGAAGTTGGTGGGATTTATTTTTAAACGGCAACCTTTACCAACCAGACGTGCCTCTTTCCTACGAAGGCCTGTTTGTAAGAGTGTTAACTCCTCAAgcttctcctctctgctccatACCCTGACAACAATAAAGAAATGTAACAACCTGCACACGCTCCGAACAGAGCCTGGTGATTCTGGACTCCCCTACATTCCTCGCCGACGCCCCACCCAGCTCATAATGAGCTTTGTCTGAGCCACTCGCCTTTTTAAAAGACTCCATCCAGCACATCTGGCTGCAGACACGGGTCAATGCTCTCTGTCCGTGCCGCCTTGTAAAGTGACTCAAGTGTGTGCTCATTCGCCAAATATGAGGTGTACGATGTAAAATCCACTCAGGAAAAGCATTGCTTACAtcgattttaaaaaattaaaaattgcCATCCAAAATGTAGAGTTGAAAGTTGTAAGCCTACCTCTGTAAAGCAAAATCTGTGCGGTGAGAAAACAAACATCTATTTGAGTCGGCCCTGGCGGAGGCCATTTTATCTCACGAACGAGGTAGCCCCAGACGTAGTTGTAGGGTTGGTGTGGCAGGCACTGACAGAGAGGGTAATTCAGCCCTGCCATTAGACCAAGGGGGCACTCCCACAACATGGCCGAACCAAGGGTTTGTGTGTCTTCACTGTCAGCATGAACGTCTCATGTCTCCAGCACCTACGCCACAGTGCCAGACACGGAGCGAAGAAGAAAAAACCCACAGGGATGCATAGAAACGTATACACCAGTGGACTGAGAATAATTTGATGTTTTTCTGGACTTTCATTTGATATATTACTAACGTTCCCTGATATTTATTGTGGCTCCCTTTTTTAAGTCATCTCAAATCATTTTTGCTGTACTTAATGTAATGAATAATAGATTGAGTTTCACAGCATATATTTATCgctatacactcagtggccagttttaGGTTCACTCATTTAGTACCGGGGTCGGACCCCACTTTGCCTCccgaacagcctgaattcttagTGGCATGGGTTCTACAAGGTGTGGCATTCAAATGTTGCTCAagagacctaacgtgtgccaggaaaacattccccaaaccattacaccaccgccaccaaccTGTACCGCTGACACCaagcaggatggggccatggactcatgctgccgatgccaaatcctgactctgccaccagcatgacgcaacaggaactaggatttgtcggaccaggcaatgtttttccacaaCTCAATTGTCCAGCATGATCGCACcatgctcaaagtcgcttaggtcacttgttttgcccattgTAACGTTCAATCAAACTGTAActggatgcctgtctgcctgctttataagCCACGGccacactgtctgtaggagcgaacatTTTTGTGAATGGGGTGGTGTATCTAATAAATTGGCTTAATTGGAGTATTTCTGTGATGACTTTATTTCACAAGTCCGTTATTGATGATTATTGTTTGCCCGATATATTGTTCAAGTACATTTGATATAGGCCCATGGCTTCATAGAAGTCTTGTGCCATTGGTTGCCTCACTGATGTTGTCCAGAAGATAAATGTTTAATGTCCTGTATCTCCACTCATGGGAAAATAAACGCGGCCTGTATGTGGACACTATTGTGTCTAAGATAAGAGCCAGTTAGCCAGAGTGGAATATTCTATCGGACCTCTCCCACTCAACTCAAAGTGCCAGGCAGCGAGGTGCGGCGCTATATGTTTATGCATGACTCCTACAGCTAGCGTGGGAGGCTAGCTGGGCTGCAAGGTGCCATACTGTGATGAGATGGGCAGATACATCCCTCCCCAGCTAACAACATTCTTGGGCTCCGGGgccacagcagacacacactctctcacaagTCTGGTGATGGGCCCTTCCTGTCTACAGACAGCTTAGCAcagacttacacacacactcactcatatgCACACACAGGGGAGCCTCAGTGGCAGCTGATTGTGATGGTGATGGATGTGTCCTGCTCCCTCCTTCGCTCTCacactatctttctctctccccctctcacgaTGCCATTACTGTCCGACAGGCAGGATCTCCACCCCATACGGGCCCCACCGCTTCTCCTGGCCCTTTGCTgtattctctcactctctcacttttCACTCTCGCCCCTTTGCCTGCCTGCCTTGTATGCCCCCCTTCTCTCCAAAGAGCTTGTTTGAGAGAAATTTTAATGCAGGGCGATTGAGAGACATTTAATGCGCAGCGGTGGTTAAGGGAGCTGATGACACACTCAAACTCAAGcatgcacgcactcacacatCTGCTCTGAGGTCAGGCTATCATGGGACATTAAATCAGAGACAGACTGTGGGACTAGGCCCCTGTTCACAAAATAGAGCTAGAGAGCGCGAATAAACGGAATGGGCTGCCGCTGAGCTCTCCCCTCTAAGTAAAAAAACATACCGTTCCCTTTGGGGTTCCCTCCACCCTTTTACACCACTCTCCTCTTGCAGAGCTACAGCATTCCCAAAACCTTTATCAGGACAACTTAATCCACGGGGTGAGGCGGGGCAGAGAGAAGATAGGGGGAGAGTGGTATGGTGGGAGAGAGATGTCGTGTTCTCTTACTCACTAGCGCATCTGTATTAGCCAACGCAGTGGAAAGGAAATAGTACTTAGAGCTAATTGTGAGCACAGCAGACATAATGAAGCAATTGTTAGCGGAGTGGGGGGGGGGCATGAATACATATAGCGCAAGGCTATTCTCACTCAAGCATGGGCACTTTATCATCACAGACATTCCAAACAAACATAAACGTTGCAGTTTCAAGTGCTTCATGATCTGTAGTGGGGGAACAACTTTTTGTTATATTTAAACCTGCTTGTTTCTAATGAACGCTAGAGCAAGTAGAGAACTAAGAATAATGGGTCTGGGACAActcgagagagagggagtcatcTATTCAATGTTATTTAACTCATAAAGAATTCTCTATTACGAACGGTCTCGAACAATCAGGGAAAAGGACGAAGAAATGATGTCAGGGTCTAAGTTTAGACCGATCGCTCAGCTTCTTATTTCTGGAGTTGGGAGAAGTTTTGAACTGCACATTCGAAAAGGGCAAAAAGTACTTTCAGGGAAAAGGAGGGATTGCAAAAGGACATGTTGCCAGTTTGCAAGTTAACCATAATTTCAGTCCTTCACTGAAATTGACTTCTGCTTCTTAATTTCGAAGCTGCGCTGTCCAAGCAAAGCTTTCAGTTGTGGTGTGGAGGGGAATATTTCCAACAGGCACAGATAGGACGGGTTGTAGAGCACAACAGTAAGGTCTCACTCAGCTTGTACTTTGCGGTCCAACCCTTTGATCAAAGAGGCTATTCTTATTACAAGAGGGTTTCATTCAATTATAGGATAGATGATGGTAGATTTCACTTCAAGCATTGAcaacagcataccaccctgcatcccactgctggcttgcctctgaagctaagcagggttggtcttggttggtccctggatgggacaccagatgctgctggaagtgatgttggagggccagtaggaggaactttttcctctggtctaaaaaaatatcccaatgccctaGGGCAGtgtttggggacattgccctgtgtagggtgccgtctttcggatggaaCATTAAAAGGGTGTCCTGATTCTctctggtcactaaagatcccatggcacttatcgtaagagtagaggtgttaaccccggtgtcctggctaaattcccaatctggccctcataccatcatggacacctaatcatccccagcttccaattggctcattcatcccatctcccctgtaactattccccaggtcgttgctgtaaatgagaatgtgttctcagtcaacttaactGGTAAAATTAGGGTCTTTTTAAACAGTCCACTGAACTCAGAGCTTCCATTACAACTCTTATTGCCATCAAAAAATGGCTTGATGAGAGGATGTTTTGAAGTTGAGATCCATGTAGGTCTTTGGTCTCTCGTAATATCACCAACAACAAATTCCAACACATCCAAGTAATTTGGATCCCGTTATCTCTGTTAAACACCCAGTTGTGTTGTTTTACCCTGAATTGTCCATTGTtgcctccccctctttcccctcttAGTGACTATGTTTTAATGGTATGGCCTCATATGCTGACTTCCTGCCATCCCCATCCAGGGGCTGTTATGGCGGAGACTCCATGAACAGGAAAGGAGGCAGCGGATGAGGCATGCGAGTGCACAAACACGGCCCAAGACAGGATGGAGAGGGGCAAGGTGGATGGcactggggaggagggaggaccaACATTTGTTCAGTCATGGGGTGTGGCAGCCATGTTCTTACTGCTACTGATGTGTCAAGCTATGGGCtgggagagaagaaaaaaaaatgtaaaggaaGAGCTAATATTTGTCGTTTTTTCTTTTGAGTTTTCCCACAATGCCCTTGCAATGAGGGACTTTCCAACTGTTCCCTCTTTCCAGCGAATACATTTCAAAACGATTGTGAAATGACAGAGTGAAGTTTTATGGTCATACTCAGAAAGTAATTCACCTCAGTTGTCATGTATCCAATCACAAGTGCTAGCCCTTCTCTTCAGCGTTTGTAAATATTGTTAATTTGCCTCTAGCAGTCTCTGACCTCTCTTTGCTGCCCCTCAGGTACACTGGTGACACCATTAGACAGGGTGTCAGATACCCCTGCTGCCACTGATACCCTCAAAGAAGAAGGCACCACCGATGCCCCCACGGCTGAACCCAAGACTGCGGCCGATGAGGTCGTAACGAAAGCCCCTGCCACCGATAAACCTGTCACTACTCAGGTCGATGAGGCTACCCCGAAGGTGACAGAGGCCGCTCCCACGGAGACCGAGGCCACTGAGGCTGCCGAGCAGGAGGCGGCCACAACGGAGGCCCTTGCTGTCGCCACCACGTCCCCGGCGTATCCCGAAGCCCAGGCCACGGCAGCTGCAGAGGCTGAGGAGGagttggtggtggaggagggtaaGGATAGAAGATGTCAGCAACAGATAGAGGTCATGAAGCTGAGAAACCCTGTCAATGCTACAGTCTGTAGATGCTCCCATAGGCGGGAATCAAAGAGGGCAAGGATATGTGTAGAGCTCAAGACACGATGAAATTGCTCTGCCCCCTGGTCTCTAAATTTCTATCCTTGCCTTTGCCTCACTCTCCTTATTTCCATAATTTTTCCCCCTTCTCTCGGTTTCCTTCCTGTTTCACCAAACGTGTTGATTCCCTATCGAGGTCAGTCTGGTGGGGTAACTTCGTCTTTGTGTTCCTTCCACAGAGGGCACTGGCTCTGGACAAGTGGTGGGTATTGTGATTGGCGCATTGGTGGCAGTGATCATTGTCATCGCCGTGGTGATCGCCTTGGTGAGGAGAATGGGCAAATACTCGTAAGTACCTCCAAGGGATACACCCATTGAACTAGAATTGGTCAAAGTATTGGTCAATGTATTtctatgaatatatatatacacacacacacacacactcatgtgcACATGTACGCACACTCTGCATGTCCTGTTTGCCTTGTGATCTTATGAGAGGACTAAGCTTCATGCTGCTACAGCATGCTACTACTGTATAAAACTATACTCTCATTTTCACAACTTATACATGTACTTTAAAGGGCtagtttgggattttggcaattaagccctttatctactttcccagagtcagatgaaccattttctttctctgcatccagtatgagggaagttagaggtagtttagcaagccaatgctaactagcttagCGCAAACACGAAGTCTTCGGGATCGGTTAGCATCCGTTATATTGGACGCAGAGACATAACATTTgctatcacaggaggttggtggcaccttaattggggaggatgggctcgtggtaatggctggagtggaatggttTCAAATACGTCAAACATggcttccatgtgtttgatgccattccattcgcgccattccagccattattattagCCGTCCTGCCCTCAGCAGCCGACACTGTTTgctatccacgagttcatctcactctggggaagtagataaagtgcttcattgccaaaataccAAAATACTATGGTGAAGTGGGTGCAATGGGTGCTACGACGCACATGGTTTAATAGATAAGACAACCTGCATCACTTGTCAACCATAACTGGTCCTCTGAACATAATACATTTGAATCATAGATTCAAATATG
Protein-coding regions in this window:
- the LOC139542105 gene encoding cytochrome c1-like isoform X1; translation: MIKVQLLLLLGLVGHFCAVARASTLVTPLDRVSDTPAATDTLKEEGTTDAPTAEPKTAADEVVTKAPATDKPVTTQVDEATPKVTEAAPTETEATEAAEQEAATTEALAVATTSPAYPEAQATAAAEAEEELVVEEEGTGSGQVVGIVIGALVAVIIVIAVVIALVRRMGKYSP
- the LOC139542105 gene encoding cytochrome c1-like isoform X2, encoding MIKVQLLLLLGLVGHFCAVARASTLVTPLDRVSDTPAATDTLKEEGTTDAPTAEPKTAADEVVTKAPATDKPVTTQVDEATPKVTEAAPTETEATEAAEQEAATTEALAVATTSPAYPEAQATAAAEAEEELVVEEEGTGSGQVVGIVIGALVAVIIVIAVVIALVRRMGKYS